The following coding sequences lie in one Silene latifolia isolate original U9 population chromosome 5, ASM4854445v1, whole genome shotgun sequence genomic window:
- the LOC141654939 gene encoding cytochrome P450 72A397-like, which produces NNYNTIQKYGENSFIWEGPTPTILVTKPELIREVLNKMYDFQKTAPNPLVTQVTNGLSRLEGHKWAQDRKLITPAFHMEKLKLLVPAFYQTFNDTIQEWENQTFKTGSQEIEMWSYLHNLAANAISRAAFGSSFQEGRRVFELLREYMLIIVRCFQSVYIPGWRYLPTKTNKRATQILRKIEAILKDMILRRQKSMHAGEKVNDDLLGHLLTSSIGNGKQLNIKLSIKEVIEECKLFYMAGQDTTSSLLAWTLILLSKHQDWQEQAQEEIVNTFGNNTPDFDGLSRLKKVNMILQEVLRLYPPVTALNRQVSRDITIDGKVLPTGVKIQIPVLLVHQDERLWGPDAKEFNPNRFSQGIIKATGGSICFFSFGWGPRICIGSNFAMMEVKMGLSIILQRFCLDLSSSYVHAPTTSRGTLRPQFGANLVLHRL; this is translated from the exons aacaactACAATACCATTCAAAAATATG GTGAAAATTCATTTATATGGGAGGGACCAACTCCAACAATACTTGTAACGAAGCCGGAGTTAATACGAGAAGTATTGAATAAAATGTACGATTTTCAGAAAACGGCACCAAATCCGCTTGTTACGCAGGTGACCAATGGACTATCAAGGCTCGAAGGTCACAAATGGGCTCAAGATCGCAAGTTAATCACCCCTGCCTTCCATATGGAAAAACTCAAG CTTCTGGTACCAGCATTTTATCAGACTTTTAATGATACGATCCAAGAATGGGAGAATCAAACATTTAAAACCGGATCGCAAGAAATTGAAATGTGGTCGTATCTACATAATTTGGCCGCCAATGCAATCTCACGGGCAGCATTTGGAAGTAGTTTTCAAGAAGGTCGGAGAGTATTTGAGTTGTTACGAGAATACATGTTGATCATTGTTCGCTGCTTTCAATCGGTTTATATTCCTGGATGGag GTATCTACCTACTAAAACAAACAAGAGGGCCACACAAATACTAAGGAAAATAGAAGCCATACTAAAAGACATGATTTTAAGAAGACAAAAGTCAATGCATGCAGGAGAAAAAGTCAATGATGATTTACTAGGTCATTTACTAACATCTAGTATAGGCAATGGTAAACAATTGAACATAAAGTTGAGTATAAAAGAAGTGATTGAAGAATGCAAGCTATTCTACATGGCTGGACAAGATACTACTTCTTCACTATTAGCATGGACTCTCATTTTATTGAGCAAACATCAAGATTGGCAAGAACAAGCACAAGAAGAGATTGTTAATACTTTCGGTAACAATACACCCGACTTTGATGGGTTAAGCCGTCTTAAAAAG GTAAATATGATACTGCAAGAAGTTCTACGGTTGTATCCACCCGTAACGGCCCTTAATCGACAAGTTAGCCGTGATATCACAATTGATGGAAAAGTATTACCGACTGGTGTAAAAATTCAAATACCTGTATTATTGGTTCACCAAGATGAAAGATTATGGGGTCCCGATGCAAAAGAATTTAATCCAAACAGGTTTTCTCAAGGGATTATAAAAGCCACCGGAGGAAGTATCTGTTTTTTCTCGTTTGGATGGGGCCCTCGCATTTGTATTGGGTCGAATTTTGCCATGATGGAAGTTAAAATGGGATTGTCCATTATTCTACAACGCTTTTGTTTGGATCTCTCATCATCGTATGTTCATGCTCCTACGACTAGTCGTGGCACACTTCGTCCTCAATTTGGTGCTAACTTAGTACTTCATCGATTGTAA
- the LOC141656928 gene encoding cytochrome P450 CYP72A219-like, which translates to MEISISNVVTSLVTIFIVGWLWRTINWLWLRPKRLERCLIKQGFRGNTYKVFHGDTKDITSMVKENNSKPMECFSNDYSHRIFPFSYRTIQKYGENSFIWEGPTPTILVTKPELIREILNKMYDFQKTIANPLIKEMSNGLSRLEGHKWAQDRKLITPAFHMEKLKHMVPAFHQSFNDMIQKWENETSKTGSQEIEIWSYLHNLSADAISRAAFGSSFQEGRRVFELLREYVLIISHSLQSVYIPGWRYVPTKTNKRATQILREIEATLKDMILRRQKSMHAGEKVNDDLLGQLITSSISNGKQLNIKLSLKEVIEECKLFYVAGQDTTSSLLTWTLILLSKHKDWQEQAREEILSTFGNKTPDFDGINRLKKINMILHEVLRLYPAVPSFARKVSHDITIDGKVIPSGVHLQVPILFVNQDERFWGPDAKEFNPDRFSQGILKATGGNICFFSFGWGPRICIGSNFAMMEVKMGLSMILQRFYLDLSPSYVHAPTTTRGSLRPQFGANLVLHPL; encoded by the exons ATGGAGATAAGTATAAGCAATGTTGTAACTTCTTTAGTTACAATTTTCATAGTAGGATGGTTATGGAGAACAATAAATTGGTTATGGTTAAGGCCAAAGCGACTAGAACGATGTCTTATAAAACAAGGATTTCGAGGCAATACGTATAAGGTTTTTCATGGCGATACCAAAGATATAACTTCCATGGTTAAGGAAAATAATTCGAAACCTATGGAGTGTTTCTCGAATGATTATAGTCATCGAATATTCCCGTTTAGCTACAGAACCATTCAAAAATACG GTGAAAATTCATTTATATGGGAAGGACCAACTCCAACAATACTCGTCACGAAGCCGGAATTAATACGTGAAATATTGAACAAAATGTACGATTTTCAGAAAACGATAGCAAATCCACTTATTAAGGAGATGAGCAATGGATTATCAAGGCTCGAAGGTCACAAATGGGCTCAAGATCGCAAGTTAATCACCCCTGCTTTCCATATGGAAAAACTCAAG CATATGGTACCAGCATTTCATCAATCTTTTAATGATATGATCCAAAAATGGGAGAATGAAACATCTAAAACTGGATCACAAGAAATTGAAATATGGTCGTATCTTCATAATTTGTCCGCCGATGCAATCTCACGGGCAGCATTTGGGAGCAGTTTTCAGGAAGGTCGGAGAGTATTTGAACTGTTACGAGAATACGTATTGATCATTTCTCACTCTCTACAATCGGTTTATATTCCTGGATGGAG GTATGTACCTACCAAAACAAACAAGAGGGCCACACAAATACTAAGGGAAATAGAAGCCACCCTAAAAGACATGATTTTAAGGAGGCAAAAGTCAATGCATGCAGGAGAAAAAGTCAACGATGACTTACTAGGCCAATTAATAACATCAAGTATAAGCAATGGTAAACAATTGAACATAAAGTTGAGTTTAAAAGAAGTGATTGAAGAATGCAAACTATTCTATGTTGCGGGACAAGACACTACTTCATCATTGTTAACATGGACTCTCATTTTATTGAGCAAGCATAAAGATTGGCAAGAACAAGCACGAGAAGAAATTCTTAGCACTTTCGGTAATAAGACACCCGATTTTGATGGCATAAACCGTCTTAAAAAG ATAAATATGATATTGCACGAAGTTCTACGGTTGTATCCAGCAGTACCGTCTTTTGCTCGAAAAGTTAGCCATGATATCACAATTGATGGAAAAGTAATACCATCTGGTGTACATCTTCAAGTTCCCATCTTGTTTGTTAACCAAGACGAGAGATTTTGGGGTCCCGATGCGAAAGAATTTAATCCCGACAGGTTTTCTCAAGGGATTCTAAAAGCCACCGGAGGGAATATCTGTTTTTTCTCGTTTGGTTGGGGCCCTCGCATTTGTATCGGGTCAAATTTCGCCATGATGGAAGTTAAAATGGGATTGTCTATGATACTACAACGCTTTTATTTGGATCTTTCACCATCGTATGTTCATGCTCCTACGACTACTCGTGGCTCACTTCGTCCACAATTTGGTGCCAATTTAGTACTTCATCCTTTGTAA